Proteins encoded by one window of Paroedura picta isolate Pp20150507F chromosome 9, Ppicta_v3.0, whole genome shotgun sequence:
- the RECQL4 gene encoding ATP-dependent DNA helicase Q4 isoform X1, with translation MDRYSEVKLLLKKWEVLFLQEHQRRPNKADVAEAPEEIKNLYIEYKTLKRDKGPELEVNTQQRTQELLAAEQAPDSGSWGAHLNRSKMGPKLTPQDRDALQLSVQYFGMKLKRNLGATIKVCRERPVTLRNPLTPRRKSATLSQKDLDRAPQAVSSKPLEASLLVNNVDQVSGPDADELPGLFPSSLRGLTPAKLPPSDLTPRLPPLDKFQQLKRTVTKRLSSLDAGWLDRCQGAEMHPTEGLKREGCPGGISGAAQGQESPEHESSEAHPLPHSEEAEQGTYHNSPGGQYPADLMKRKPACQSAGDKCVQESQIVGTIPSKEGTGLALAGNHNTVSSTVKHLHNSLDAVHPMETQLLEGRTENDLGEEGDRHHPNQREKASCQKDPQVKAANKDRSRDSSKGINPGAKRKRATEPARENAAKKQCGVTQKQQLSAYDFDAEDAAEVQEGKGRVPPVYSENLLGEVEEEHPKRSGRSGILAHRAPPKKDGNFVRLNLKKKSYGKGYALKGRLLRKQAWKQKWQKKGEQFGGGGRHLDRSGDACFRCGGLGHWASQCKGRVAKQPPAGDLPQEGSGCAAEEEVPLLTLEEVARMTNTAYCRISADGCESRPGAPKPEEEEGYLHVLKPAYDLPPPPAPLQPLYKLGQDGKVRETPPEVLRALSELGYSSFRLGQEAAVMRILSGLSTLVVLSTGMGKSLCYQLPAYLYAKRSKCITLVISPLVSLMDDQVSGLPQRLKAVCIHSNMSKTQREAAVDKVKAGKVHVLLLSPEALVGGGVSSSSCLPSADQLPPVAFACIDEAHCVSEWSHNFRPCYLRLCKVLRDRLGVCCFLGLTATATVSTAQDVAHHLGIPEGEGITVRSAAVPPNLHLSVSTDRDKDQALVSLLQGERFGSLDSVIVYCTRREETTRIAALIRTCLQGVRLKEPMSAGEQEEDNDNAGRRKKAKAQKSIRRPSKWIADAYHAGMSAAERRRVQNHFMSGQLRVVVATVAFGMGLDKSDVRGVVHYNMPKNFESYVQEIGRAGRDGKPAHCHLFLHPEGEDLHELRRHIYADTVDYLAVKRLVQKVFPRCRCRDLHRKQQELNKGHDVGDAEMLAVLEASGEETPDLEEEKPSVCHKHERAIPIQQTVEALDFREEGIETLLCYLELHPRRWVELLHPTFSLCRVVGYGGPRELRAAAQRCPPLVVCLAQQRLRGIDLAQASSVEFDVIELADSMGWEALPVKRALRQLQWTMPQQNGTSVSGKSRVLVEFSELSFCLRSSGDLTDQELDSVCDFLHRRVTGREKAALRQLQLCFHGFQSVAFRSVALCSDSGDEERSSRLKALLMDYFEKEMMPEEPDPGSQDQEQGIESLQDIKLLDWEEQIRADIRHFLSIRQDEKFSGRAVARVLHGIGSPRYPAQVYGRDRRFWRKYIHFDFNKIMRLATEEIIRWK, from the exons ATGGATAGATACAGTGAGGTAAAATTGCTACTGAAAAAATGGGAGGTTTTGTTTCTTCAAGAGCACCAGAGGAGACCAAACAAG GCTGATGTTGCAGAAGCCCCTGAAGAGATTAAAA ACTTGTACATAGAGTACAAAACACTGAAGCGAGACAAGGGCCCTGAACTGGAAGTTAACACACAGCAGAGAACTCAAGAGCTTCTTGCTGCTGAACAG GCACCTGACTCAGGTTCCTGGGGTGCACACCTGAATCGAAGCAAGATGGGTCCTAAACTGACCCCACAAGATCGAGACGCACTCCAACTTTCTGTGCAGTATTTTGGGATGAAGTTGAAACGCAACTTGGGAGCAACTATTAAGGTTTGTCGA GAGCGTCCTGTGACCTTAAGAAACCCCCTCACCCCCAGGAGGAAGTCAGCCACATTGTCACAGAAGGACCTGGATCGAGCCCCCCAGGCTGTGTCATCCAAACCTCTAGAAGCTTCTTTGTTGGTGAACAATGTGGATCAGGTGTCTGGCCCTGATGCAGACGAACTTCCAGGCCTCTTCCCTTCTTCACTGCGGGGGCTGACTCCtgccaagctccccccctctGATCTAACGCCAAGGTTGCCACCACTGGATAAATTTCAGCAGCTGAAACGCACAGTGACCAAACGGCTGAGCAGCCTGGATGCTGGCTGGCTGGACAGGTGCCAAGGGGCAGAAATGCACCCTACAGAGGGTCTGAAAAGAGAGGGCTGTCCTGGGGGAATCAGTGGGGCAGCTCAAGGTCAGGAATCACCAGAACACGAGTCCTCGGAAGCCCATCCTCTCCCCCATAGTGAAGAGGCAGAGCAGGGCACATATCACAATTCTCCTGGAGGACAATATCCAGCagacctcatgaaaaggaagccTGCCTGCCAGAGTGCTGGAGACAAATGTGTGCAAGAGAGCCAGATTGTAGGCACAATCCCTAGCAAAGAAGGGACAGGGTTAGCACTTGCTGGAAACCACAACACTGTATCTTCCACAGTCAAGCATCTCCATAATAGCCTGGATGCCGTTCATCCCATGGAGACACAGCtcctggaaggaaggacagaaaatGATCTTGGTGAAGAGGGGGACAGGCATCACCCTAACCAGAGAGAAAAGGCCTCTTGCCAGAAGGACCCACAAGTTAAGGCTGCAAACAAAGACCGTAGTAGGGACAGTTCCAAAGGCATCAATCCAGGTGCGAAGCGCAAGAGAGCTACAGAACCAGCCAGGGAGAACGCAGCCAAAAAACAGTGCGGTGTCACTCAAAAGCAGCAGCTCAGTGCATATGATTTCGATGCTGAGGATGCAGCAGAGGTGcaagagggaaaagggagagTTCCGCCCGTTTACTCGGAAAACCTGCTTggggaagtggaggaggagcatCCCAAGCGGAGCGGGCGATCCGGCATCCTTGCCCACAG GGCACCACCCAAGAAAGATGGCAACTTTGTCCGCCTCAACCTCAAGAAGAAATCTTACGGGAAAGGATACGCCTTGAAAGGAAGGCTGCTGCGGAAGCAG GCATGGAAGCAGAAGTGGCAGAAAAAGGGAGAACAGTTTGGAGGAGGCGGCCGGCACCTAGACCGAAGCGGTGATGCTTGCTTCCGATGCGGAGGGCTTGGCCACTGGGCTTCACAGTGCAAGGGGAGAG TGGCAAAACAGCCCCCGGCGGGTGACCTTCCCCAGGAGGGAAGTGGCTGTGCAGCCGAAGAAGAGGTGCCCCTGCTCACTCTGGAAGAAGTGGCCAGGATGACCAATACGGCCTACTGCAGGATCTCAG CTGATGGTTGTGAGAGCCGCCCAGGAGCTCCAAAACCGGAGGAAGAAGAGGGTTACCTGCATGTGCTGAAGCCTGCATAcgatcttccccctcctcctgcaccGCTGCAGCCTCTCTACAAGCTGGGGCAAGACGGGAAGGTGAGAG AGACCCCTCCGGAAGTGCTTCGTGCTCTGTCTGAGCTGGGCTACAGCTCCTTCCGGCTGGGACAAGAAGCAGCAGTGATGAGGATCCTCTCAG GACTGTCAACACTGGTGGTCCTGTCGACAGGAATGGGCAAATCTCTCTGCTATCAGCTTCCTGCTTACCTGTATGCCAAGCGGTCTAAATGCATCACATTGGTGATTTCGCCCCTGGTGTCCCTGATGGATGACCAG GTCTCTGGCCTCCCCCAGCGCCTTAAAGCGGTCTGCATCCACTCCAATATGTCCAAGACCCAGAGAGAGGCTGCTGTGGACAAG GTAAAGGCTGGGAAGGTCCATGTGCTCCTGCTGTCCCCCGAAGCCCTGGTGGGGGGTGGCGTCTCCAGCTCCAGCTGCCTCCCCTCTGCGGATCAGCTCCCCCCTGTGGCTTTTGCCTGCATCGACGAAGCCCACTGTGTCTCTGAGTGGTCCCACAACTTCCGCCCTTGTTACTTGCGGCTCTGCAAG GTTCTTCGGGACCGCTTGGGCGTGTGCTGCTTCTTGGGCCTCACGGCCACTGCCACAGTGTCAACAGCACAGGACGTGGCTCATCACTTGGGCATCCCAGAGGGCGAGGGGATCACGGTGCGCTCTGCAGCCGTCCCGCCTAACCTCCATCTCTCTGTTTCTACGGACAGAGACAAGGACCAG GCCCTGGTGAGCTTGCTGCAAGGGGAGAGGTTCGGGAGCCTGGACTCTGTGATCGTTTACTGTACGCGCCGGGAGGAGACCACTCGGATCGCAGCACTGATCCGCACGTGTCTCCAGGGCGTCAGGCTCAAGGAACCCATGTCTGCAGGGGAGCAGGAGGAAGACAACGACAATGCTGGGCGGAGGAAGAAAGCAAAGG CTCAGAAGAGCATTCGCCGTCCCTCGAAGTGGATCGCCGATGCCTACCATGCCGGCATGTCCGCTGCGGAGCGCCGTCGTGTGCAGAACCACTTCATGTCTGGCCAGCTGCGGGTTGTGGTGGCCACGGTGGCCTTTGGCATGGGGCTGGACAAGTCCGACGTGCGTGGCGTGGTGCACTACAACATGCCCAAGAACTTTGAGAGTTACGTGCAGGAGATCGGGCGGGCGGGACGGGACGGCAAGCCTGCCCACTGCCACCTCTTCTTGCATCCAGAG GGTGAGGATCTGCATGAGCTGAGGAGGCACATCTACGCAGACACCGTTGACTACTTGGCCGTGAAGAGGCTGGTGCAAAAGGTTTTCCCTCGCTGCCGGTGTCGGGACCTTCACCGGAAACAGCAGGAGCTGAACAAG GGCCATGATGTGGGTGATGCAGAGATGCTGGCTGTTTTGGAAGCGAGTGGGGAGGAGACACCCGACCTTGAGGAAGAAAAGCCCAGCGTGTGCCACAAACATGAGAGGGCCATCCCCATTCAGCAGACGGTGGAGGCCCTGGACTTCCGAGaagaag GCATAGAGACGCTGCTCTGTTATCTGGAGTTGCACCCTCGGCGCTGGGTGGAACTGCTGCACCCCACCTTCTCCTTGTGCCGGGTGGTGGGCTACGGCGGCCCTCGGGAACTGCGGGCAGCGGCCCAAAG GTGCCCCCCGCTGGTGGTCTGCCTGGCCCAGCAGCGCCTCAGAGGGATCGATCTTGCGCAGGCCAGCTCCGTGGAGTTTGATGTCATCGAGCTGGCCGACTCCATGGGCTGGGAGGCCCTGCCCGTGAAACGCGCTCTCCGCCAGCTGCAGTGGACCATGCCGCAACAGAACG GTACCTCCGTGTCTGGGAAGAGCAGGGTCCTGGTGGAGTTCAGCGAGCTCTCCTTCTGCCTGCGCTCCTCCGGCGACCTCACCGATCAGGAGCTGGACTCCGTGTGTGACTTCCTGCACCGCCGAGTCACCGGCCGTGAAAAGGCTGCCCTCCGCCAGCTCCAGCTTTGCTTCCACGGTTTCCAGAG CGTGGCTTTCCGGTCCGTTGCCTTGTGCTCTGACAGTGGTGATGAGGAGAGGAGCTCCCGCCTGAAGGCCCTGCTGATGGATTATTTTGAGAAGGAGATGATGCCAGAGGAGCCAGATCCTGGGTCCCAGGACCAAGAGCAGGGCATTGAGAGCCTCCAGGACATTAAA
- the RECQL4 gene encoding ATP-dependent DNA helicase Q4 isoform X2 produces MDRYSEVKLLLKKWEVLFLQEHQRRPNKADVAEAPEEIKNLYIEYKTLKRDKGPELEVNTQQRTQELLAAEQAPDSGSWGAHLNRSKMGPKLTPQDRDALQLSVQYFGMKLKRNLGATIKERPVTLRNPLTPRRKSATLSQKDLDRAPQAVSSKPLEASLLVNNVDQVSGPDADELPGLFPSSLRGLTPAKLPPSDLTPRLPPLDKFQQLKRTVTKRLSSLDAGWLDRCQGAEMHPTEGLKREGCPGGISGAAQGQESPEHESSEAHPLPHSEEAEQGTYHNSPGGQYPADLMKRKPACQSAGDKCVQESQIVGTIPSKEGTGLALAGNHNTVSSTVKHLHNSLDAVHPMETQLLEGRTENDLGEEGDRHHPNQREKASCQKDPQVKAANKDRSRDSSKGINPGAKRKRATEPARENAAKKQCGVTQKQQLSAYDFDAEDAAEVQEGKGRVPPVYSENLLGEVEEEHPKRSGRSGILAHRAPPKKDGNFVRLNLKKKSYGKGYALKGRLLRKQAWKQKWQKKGEQFGGGGRHLDRSGDACFRCGGLGHWASQCKGRVAKQPPAGDLPQEGSGCAAEEEVPLLTLEEVARMTNTAYCRISADGCESRPGAPKPEEEEGYLHVLKPAYDLPPPPAPLQPLYKLGQDGKVRETPPEVLRALSELGYSSFRLGQEAAVMRILSGLSTLVVLSTGMGKSLCYQLPAYLYAKRSKCITLVISPLVSLMDDQVSGLPQRLKAVCIHSNMSKTQREAAVDKVKAGKVHVLLLSPEALVGGGVSSSSCLPSADQLPPVAFACIDEAHCVSEWSHNFRPCYLRLCKVLRDRLGVCCFLGLTATATVSTAQDVAHHLGIPEGEGITVRSAAVPPNLHLSVSTDRDKDQALVSLLQGERFGSLDSVIVYCTRREETTRIAALIRTCLQGVRLKEPMSAGEQEEDNDNAGRRKKAKAQKSIRRPSKWIADAYHAGMSAAERRRVQNHFMSGQLRVVVATVAFGMGLDKSDVRGVVHYNMPKNFESYVQEIGRAGRDGKPAHCHLFLHPEGEDLHELRRHIYADTVDYLAVKRLVQKVFPRCRCRDLHRKQQELNKGHDVGDAEMLAVLEASGEETPDLEEEKPSVCHKHERAIPIQQTVEALDFREEGIETLLCYLELHPRRWVELLHPTFSLCRVVGYGGPRELRAAAQRCPPLVVCLAQQRLRGIDLAQASSVEFDVIELADSMGWEALPVKRALRQLQWTMPQQNGTSVSGKSRVLVEFSELSFCLRSSGDLTDQELDSVCDFLHRRVTGREKAALRQLQLCFHGFQSVAFRSVALCSDSGDEERSSRLKALLMDYFEKEMMPEEPDPGSQDQEQGIESLQDIKLLDWEEQIRADIRHFLSIRQDEKFSGRAVARVLHGIGSPRYPAQVYGRDRRFWRKYIHFDFNKIMRLATEEIIRWK; encoded by the exons ATGGATAGATACAGTGAGGTAAAATTGCTACTGAAAAAATGGGAGGTTTTGTTTCTTCAAGAGCACCAGAGGAGACCAAACAAG GCTGATGTTGCAGAAGCCCCTGAAGAGATTAAAA ACTTGTACATAGAGTACAAAACACTGAAGCGAGACAAGGGCCCTGAACTGGAAGTTAACACACAGCAGAGAACTCAAGAGCTTCTTGCTGCTGAACAG GCACCTGACTCAGGTTCCTGGGGTGCACACCTGAATCGAAGCAAGATGGGTCCTAAACTGACCCCACAAGATCGAGACGCACTCCAACTTTCTGTGCAGTATTTTGGGATGAAGTTGAAACGCAACTTGGGAGCAACTATTAAG GAGCGTCCTGTGACCTTAAGAAACCCCCTCACCCCCAGGAGGAAGTCAGCCACATTGTCACAGAAGGACCTGGATCGAGCCCCCCAGGCTGTGTCATCCAAACCTCTAGAAGCTTCTTTGTTGGTGAACAATGTGGATCAGGTGTCTGGCCCTGATGCAGACGAACTTCCAGGCCTCTTCCCTTCTTCACTGCGGGGGCTGACTCCtgccaagctccccccctctGATCTAACGCCAAGGTTGCCACCACTGGATAAATTTCAGCAGCTGAAACGCACAGTGACCAAACGGCTGAGCAGCCTGGATGCTGGCTGGCTGGACAGGTGCCAAGGGGCAGAAATGCACCCTACAGAGGGTCTGAAAAGAGAGGGCTGTCCTGGGGGAATCAGTGGGGCAGCTCAAGGTCAGGAATCACCAGAACACGAGTCCTCGGAAGCCCATCCTCTCCCCCATAGTGAAGAGGCAGAGCAGGGCACATATCACAATTCTCCTGGAGGACAATATCCAGCagacctcatgaaaaggaagccTGCCTGCCAGAGTGCTGGAGACAAATGTGTGCAAGAGAGCCAGATTGTAGGCACAATCCCTAGCAAAGAAGGGACAGGGTTAGCACTTGCTGGAAACCACAACACTGTATCTTCCACAGTCAAGCATCTCCATAATAGCCTGGATGCCGTTCATCCCATGGAGACACAGCtcctggaaggaaggacagaaaatGATCTTGGTGAAGAGGGGGACAGGCATCACCCTAACCAGAGAGAAAAGGCCTCTTGCCAGAAGGACCCACAAGTTAAGGCTGCAAACAAAGACCGTAGTAGGGACAGTTCCAAAGGCATCAATCCAGGTGCGAAGCGCAAGAGAGCTACAGAACCAGCCAGGGAGAACGCAGCCAAAAAACAGTGCGGTGTCACTCAAAAGCAGCAGCTCAGTGCATATGATTTCGATGCTGAGGATGCAGCAGAGGTGcaagagggaaaagggagagTTCCGCCCGTTTACTCGGAAAACCTGCTTggggaagtggaggaggagcatCCCAAGCGGAGCGGGCGATCCGGCATCCTTGCCCACAG GGCACCACCCAAGAAAGATGGCAACTTTGTCCGCCTCAACCTCAAGAAGAAATCTTACGGGAAAGGATACGCCTTGAAAGGAAGGCTGCTGCGGAAGCAG GCATGGAAGCAGAAGTGGCAGAAAAAGGGAGAACAGTTTGGAGGAGGCGGCCGGCACCTAGACCGAAGCGGTGATGCTTGCTTCCGATGCGGAGGGCTTGGCCACTGGGCTTCACAGTGCAAGGGGAGAG TGGCAAAACAGCCCCCGGCGGGTGACCTTCCCCAGGAGGGAAGTGGCTGTGCAGCCGAAGAAGAGGTGCCCCTGCTCACTCTGGAAGAAGTGGCCAGGATGACCAATACGGCCTACTGCAGGATCTCAG CTGATGGTTGTGAGAGCCGCCCAGGAGCTCCAAAACCGGAGGAAGAAGAGGGTTACCTGCATGTGCTGAAGCCTGCATAcgatcttccccctcctcctgcaccGCTGCAGCCTCTCTACAAGCTGGGGCAAGACGGGAAGGTGAGAG AGACCCCTCCGGAAGTGCTTCGTGCTCTGTCTGAGCTGGGCTACAGCTCCTTCCGGCTGGGACAAGAAGCAGCAGTGATGAGGATCCTCTCAG GACTGTCAACACTGGTGGTCCTGTCGACAGGAATGGGCAAATCTCTCTGCTATCAGCTTCCTGCTTACCTGTATGCCAAGCGGTCTAAATGCATCACATTGGTGATTTCGCCCCTGGTGTCCCTGATGGATGACCAG GTCTCTGGCCTCCCCCAGCGCCTTAAAGCGGTCTGCATCCACTCCAATATGTCCAAGACCCAGAGAGAGGCTGCTGTGGACAAG GTAAAGGCTGGGAAGGTCCATGTGCTCCTGCTGTCCCCCGAAGCCCTGGTGGGGGGTGGCGTCTCCAGCTCCAGCTGCCTCCCCTCTGCGGATCAGCTCCCCCCTGTGGCTTTTGCCTGCATCGACGAAGCCCACTGTGTCTCTGAGTGGTCCCACAACTTCCGCCCTTGTTACTTGCGGCTCTGCAAG GTTCTTCGGGACCGCTTGGGCGTGTGCTGCTTCTTGGGCCTCACGGCCACTGCCACAGTGTCAACAGCACAGGACGTGGCTCATCACTTGGGCATCCCAGAGGGCGAGGGGATCACGGTGCGCTCTGCAGCCGTCCCGCCTAACCTCCATCTCTCTGTTTCTACGGACAGAGACAAGGACCAG GCCCTGGTGAGCTTGCTGCAAGGGGAGAGGTTCGGGAGCCTGGACTCTGTGATCGTTTACTGTACGCGCCGGGAGGAGACCACTCGGATCGCAGCACTGATCCGCACGTGTCTCCAGGGCGTCAGGCTCAAGGAACCCATGTCTGCAGGGGAGCAGGAGGAAGACAACGACAATGCTGGGCGGAGGAAGAAAGCAAAGG CTCAGAAGAGCATTCGCCGTCCCTCGAAGTGGATCGCCGATGCCTACCATGCCGGCATGTCCGCTGCGGAGCGCCGTCGTGTGCAGAACCACTTCATGTCTGGCCAGCTGCGGGTTGTGGTGGCCACGGTGGCCTTTGGCATGGGGCTGGACAAGTCCGACGTGCGTGGCGTGGTGCACTACAACATGCCCAAGAACTTTGAGAGTTACGTGCAGGAGATCGGGCGGGCGGGACGGGACGGCAAGCCTGCCCACTGCCACCTCTTCTTGCATCCAGAG GGTGAGGATCTGCATGAGCTGAGGAGGCACATCTACGCAGACACCGTTGACTACTTGGCCGTGAAGAGGCTGGTGCAAAAGGTTTTCCCTCGCTGCCGGTGTCGGGACCTTCACCGGAAACAGCAGGAGCTGAACAAG GGCCATGATGTGGGTGATGCAGAGATGCTGGCTGTTTTGGAAGCGAGTGGGGAGGAGACACCCGACCTTGAGGAAGAAAAGCCCAGCGTGTGCCACAAACATGAGAGGGCCATCCCCATTCAGCAGACGGTGGAGGCCCTGGACTTCCGAGaagaag GCATAGAGACGCTGCTCTGTTATCTGGAGTTGCACCCTCGGCGCTGGGTGGAACTGCTGCACCCCACCTTCTCCTTGTGCCGGGTGGTGGGCTACGGCGGCCCTCGGGAACTGCGGGCAGCGGCCCAAAG GTGCCCCCCGCTGGTGGTCTGCCTGGCCCAGCAGCGCCTCAGAGGGATCGATCTTGCGCAGGCCAGCTCCGTGGAGTTTGATGTCATCGAGCTGGCCGACTCCATGGGCTGGGAGGCCCTGCCCGTGAAACGCGCTCTCCGCCAGCTGCAGTGGACCATGCCGCAACAGAACG GTACCTCCGTGTCTGGGAAGAGCAGGGTCCTGGTGGAGTTCAGCGAGCTCTCCTTCTGCCTGCGCTCCTCCGGCGACCTCACCGATCAGGAGCTGGACTCCGTGTGTGACTTCCTGCACCGCCGAGTCACCGGCCGTGAAAAGGCTGCCCTCCGCCAGCTCCAGCTTTGCTTCCACGGTTTCCAGAG CGTGGCTTTCCGGTCCGTTGCCTTGTGCTCTGACAGTGGTGATGAGGAGAGGAGCTCCCGCCTGAAGGCCCTGCTGATGGATTATTTTGAGAAGGAGATGATGCCAGAGGAGCCAGATCCTGGGTCCCAGGACCAAGAGCAGGGCATTGAGAGCCTCCAGGACATTAAA